The genome window CAGCACTATTGGCATGCTAATGCAGTGCGAAGACACGCTAACCGACTTGTTGCCGATAGTAAAAATGATTGCAGATGACGACGTTAATTTTGAAGGCGTTTACAGCCAAATGAGCATTGCGTTAAGTGCAGCACAAATTGGCGGTGAACCAATGGAAATAGAGCTGTAACAATGAGCTTATGGCCCGTTGTAAGCTTTGATGTTGTAACAGCGGTTTTAACTATGGTTAAAGCCGTTGACGACATTGAACACAGAGATTTTTTAATAAGCGGCCTTGGCCGTTTTACTGCGTTCACCCAATATAAAATGGCTAAGCAATACCTTGCCAAAATTACCCCACCAAGCAACGCCTGGTATAAAGACGAGCCTATAAACCCAAGTGAGCAAGCCCACATTTGGCTTTATAATGCGCTTAAAAATGCAGAGCACCGCATTGACGTAACCAACTTAAAAATAAGCGCACCTGCACAAGCCGCGCTTAAAAAAGTGCATAACAACAATATTCATAATTACATTGTAAAAGACATTGTAGAAAGCAAGCGTGCACCAAGCATACAGGCTAGCTTTGTGCGCCAAACTGCAAAAAACATGGAGTTTGCACAAAAGCAGCGCGACGTAAAAAAACCCCAACCTGTAGCTGCAAAGAATTTACAACAAGCGGATGGCGATCAGGTTACTAAATCGGCCATGTCGGTTATTGCGGCTATTGATGATGCAGAGCAAGTTGCTTATGTTTATAAGTGCCTAGCTGGCGTGCCTAAGCCGTTACAAATGCGTGTTGCTAAACGTTATATTGATAAATACACCCACATTAAAAACACGGGCAAAGCCAAAGGCGAAACGCAAGAGCAATACAACGAAAGGCTAATAATTGCGAGCCGTAAAAACTACGACTTTAGCGATAAAAAAACAGCGAATAAAAAGCAAGTAATTACAGTAGCCGAAGTGCGCAAGCAAATTACCGCAAACGACTGGTTGCGCCGCACAATTACAACACTACAACCACGCCTAAAAATACTTGAGCAAATTGTTAGCAACATGCCATTGCCATGGCACATTTTAGCCAATGCCGACAAAACCAAAAAGCACGGCAATGTGCTGGCTATGCAAACGGCCGAAATGATAAACGATTTAGCCAAAGAGCAGCCAACATGGGATGCAACCGACATACACGAAAAAGTAAACGAGTTTGCCGCACAATTTAGCGTGCAATTACAGTTTGCCGAAAAAGGTATTTACCTAACCGTGCCGGATGCCGAAGTAGCACTTTTAAAAGCGCAGTGCCACAAGTGGTGGTCGCGTAAACTTAAAACTATTCGCAGCCGCTACCTAGAACACCTAGAAATTGCAACGGGCGAAGTGGGCCGCGATTTATTTAACAGCACAGATAAAAAAGGCAATAAAAAAACAGAGCGCCGCGGTATTAGCGCCTATTGCTCAAAACAAGCAGTGGCCGAATACACCACCAATCGCGAACGCGGCCAGCGCTACCTAGAAAGCCTAGAATTAGTAAACGAACAAAGCGATGTTATATCGCTAATGAAAGCAGTAGAAGCAGGCGTTGCCAACCCTGAAAACATGCGCAACGAGTTAATGCTACGCATACGCGAAACCGAAGAACTGGCCGACGAAATGGGTTACACAGGCGGCTTTTATAACATTACTGCGCCTAGCCGTTTTCATGCAAACTCGCCTACGTGGGATGGGTCAACCCCAAAAGACGCTAGCCTATATTTAAATAAGCTGTACTCACAAGCCCGCGCTAAATTAGACCGCCTTGAAATACCGTATTTTGGTATACGCGTAGCAGAACCGCACGCCGACGGCTGCACACACTGGCACATGCTCTTGTGGATGCCAGCGCGTTACTACGACCAAGTTAATCATTTATTGCGCCGTTATTTTACCCGCGACGACCGCGAGGTGTTTTTTCAGCGCTTTAAAAACCGCAAAGCATTACGCGCACGCTATACAAAGGCGCGCCGTATTTGGGGTTTAAATAAATCTAAAAAGGTGTACACCCGTGCACCGGTTAAAAACTACTTTCCGAGCAGCCCACGCTACACCGCTATAAAAATGCTACCTGCGCAAATTGGCAAAGACGGTAAAAAAACAGGCGGCGCAGCGGCTTATGTTGCTAAGTACGTAAGTAAAAATATTGATGGCTTTGCATTGGCAAACGAGTACGACGCAGAAACAGGCGAAAAGCTAACCCAAGCAGTTAACCCGGTTAAAGCATGGGCTAGCACATGGGGCATTAGGCAGTTTCAGTTTCAAAAGTCGCCATCGATTACTATTTGGCGCGAGTTGCGCCGAGTGCGCGAAGAGGTGCAAGGTAACGAGCAGCTAGAGCAAATACGCCAAGCGGCCGACAAGGGCGACTTTAAAACCTTTGTTGCGCTAATGGGTGGCTTTGGTATTGGCCGCGATGCGCGCTTTAAGCCCGCTTATCAGCATACCGAGTACGGCAATCAATACGCAGAATTTACTAAAACTCTAAAGGGCGTTGAAGACACCTTTGGCCTTTGCACGCTTGTTACTCGCGTTCATACCTGGTCTAAGCAAGTTATAGGCACAGCAGCAGAAAACACCGCCGCTATTGGTGGGCAGGATGCCAACAACGTCAGCGCAGCTGACCTACCTTGGACTAGTGGGAATAATCGTACGCCTTACTCAGTAGGGCATACAGACGCATTATTGCTAAATATGATCGGTTTTACTTCAAAAGAGATCATTAACGTTAAAAAGGATCTGTTAGCGGGTAAGCGGGTTAGGAATAACGGCCATATTTACTTAATTGAAGACGGCCATTTAGTGGTACTGGATGAAGCGGCGCAGCAAAAAGAGCACCGCCAGCACGCTATTGACTATATAGCTAATAGCGAAGCGCAAAAACACGCCCCAAATAACGAGCAAACCGCCGCTAAATGTAAAAACAAGCTTAGCGACTTTAGCCCTGCGCAAATAAAAGAGCTAAACCAAGGCGGCAACGTGATCAGCGGCAACCGTGTGTACTACATGCAAGAGCGCGAGCTACACAGCTTTGAGCAACTAAGCATGCAAGCGCCAAAATCGGCTATTAAACCAATCCCAACCGAAAAACATTTTGCATACGCTCGCGAGCTTTACGACCTAGCGCACATGTATGCAGAGCTTGACGGGCGTAACACCCCATCAAACACCCAATTTAATAAACACACGGCCGACATTATCGGCGACTTAGATTTAGCTAGATTAGTTCTAGCTGGCGAAGCCACAGCAATCAGCAGTAACGATTGGTGGGCACTAGACTTAATGGCGTAGGAGAAAATATGACTATTCAAATTTCAAAGGTACTCATGCCAAGGGCATGTATTAGTTGCCAGGCATTTTGCCCAAAAGGTTTTGCAGATGATCAGCACAGCCCGTTTATTACTAAATTCGATAAGCCCGCGCCTAAAACCCAATACGGCCAGTGCGGAAAAAACAATAACAGCGTTTTTGCTACCGAAATTTGCGCCGGCTATCAGCAAGAACCTAACGCCAACGTATTTACAGTAACCAACAGACCACAACCAAAACAGCAGGTGACATTATGAACACACAATCAGCAGCCGAAAAAATGTTAGAAAGCGGGTTATTTTACAATGAAGTTTTATTAGCTCGCGCATTTGGCGAGTCGGCTGCAAATGGAGCACGCTGCATAAAAAACATTTGTAACAACGATCGTTACACAGTCGAAATTAAAGAAACCCCAATAAAGTGCATAAAAGTAACCGGCATCGATGGCCGCAGAGTCACTATTGACCAGTTACAAAACACCGCATTGCTATTTAAGCGTCCAAGCTTATTGGTTGGAGGGCAAGCGCATGGCCACAGGTAAGGTAAAAGCGGGTGAAGTTTTCAACAATTGGACAGTATTAAACGAAGACCGCCGCAACCGAGGGGTGCAGCATTTTATGTGTAAATGCGTATGCGGCACCACTCGCGTAGTACGCAAAGATAATTTAGGTCATGTCCAGGGCTGCGGTTGCGAGCGAAAAGAATATAAATTTCGCACAGGGCAAATAAAAACAACAGCAAAGCCAAGTACTAAAAAAGCGAGAATTGTTTCACCAAAAACAGTAAGCGCACCGGCTAAAATGCCGCACCACGAAAACCAAGAACCGCGCCCGCAATACCAGCAGCGCAGCAAGTCAAAACGCGAGCTGCTAGAAGATCGCTTAATGCAAATGCAGTTAGAAAAAGAATTAAGTGAATTATGGTGAACCATGAAATCAACAGTTAAACGCCGCAACTGGGTGTATCACTCAGTTGTTAAACCAAAGCAAAGCGAGCAGAAAAATGAAACAAAAAACAGCATTGATGTGGGTATTAAGAGGTTTTTACTTACAAATCGGCTTTACCTTGTCAGCAGCGGTTTATGAGTTAACCAAACTCGCTGCAAACATTTTATTTTATTAACCAAAAAGGAAACGCACTATGCACCAACAAAATAAACCACTCGACAAAGGCCGTGTAGCCTGTATTGCTGAAAAATACCAGCAAGGCAACACTACCAAAAACCGCTACGCCACATTAGGCCGTGCCACTAAATGGCAGAGCAACAACCAAGGCGGCAGCGATAGCATTGAAATAGAACTCGACACTATGCCAATTAATCAACAAGGCCCGTTAAAACTATATATATTTTGGGAAAGTGAAAGCCAGCAAAGCCAAGCGCACAATAACCAGCCACAAAGCCAAAGCCAAGGTTACGCACCGCCGCAATATCAAGGGCAGTATGATCAGCAGCAAAACGCGCCGCAACAAAACCAGCCACAATATAGCCAGCACCGACAGTAAACAGCACCCACAAAAAAGCCCGTATTAAACGGGCTTTTTAATGCGTGCAATAAAGTAAAAAACTAAAGGCCAACTAATTCTAATTGTTGTTCACGAGACAGGTTTTTAATTAACGATGCGGCCAATTGCTGCGTGCTTTGTACCGGAGGGTTTAAGAAATGATCAAACGATTGGGTAATACGAAACGTCGCCCCGCATTCACGAGTATTAGTACACGAACAATATAAATTTACTACGTGCGCGCTTTGCGTTTCACGCGATGTAATCGTAGCTTTAGCTTCGCAATTTGGACAAGTAACCCGCGCCATAATAAACCCCAATAGTTAATAAAATGCACTGTCATTATATACAGTGGTTGGTTGCGTTACAAATAACCATTTAACTATTGCCTGAGAATCAACAAGCTAAAAAAATCACTCCTCCTCGCCTTCCGCTTTCGTGCAAAAAATGCGTTAAATTGACACCCCCAGTGACAGGCCATTTTTAGCTAGCCCTTATAACCAAAGGATCTGAATGACAGTTGGAAAGGATCGTAATGGCAAAAATGTGACAATGTTTGACACAAAGTGACAGTATAAAGATCAAATAGGTGGGCATTTGTTGAATATTGAAATATAATAAATTAATTATCACTTAAGCGATAAATAAATTATGAAGTATTTATATAAAGGCTCACAAAGCCAAGAGCGGTTAGATGTGCTTTTATCGTTTGGTAAAAGTACCAGTGAAGATATAAAAGC of Pseudoalteromonas arctica A 37-1-2 contains these proteins:
- a CDS encoding ogr/Delta-like zinc finger family protein produces the protein MARVTCPNCEAKATITSRETQSAHVVNLYCSCTNTRECGATFRITQSFDHFLNPPVQSTQQLAASLIKNLSREQQLELVGL
- a CDS encoding replication endonuclease, whose protein sequence is MSLWPVVSFDVVTAVLTMVKAVDDIEHRDFLISGLGRFTAFTQYKMAKQYLAKITPPSNAWYKDEPINPSEQAHIWLYNALKNAEHRIDVTNLKISAPAQAALKKVHNNNIHNYIVKDIVESKRAPSIQASFVRQTAKNMEFAQKQRDVKKPQPVAAKNLQQADGDQVTKSAMSVIAAIDDAEQVAYVYKCLAGVPKPLQMRVAKRYIDKYTHIKNTGKAKGETQEQYNERLIIASRKNYDFSDKKTANKKQVITVAEVRKQITANDWLRRTITTLQPRLKILEQIVSNMPLPWHILANADKTKKHGNVLAMQTAEMINDLAKEQPTWDATDIHEKVNEFAAQFSVQLQFAEKGIYLTVPDAEVALLKAQCHKWWSRKLKTIRSRYLEHLEIATGEVGRDLFNSTDKKGNKKTERRGISAYCSKQAVAEYTTNRERGQRYLESLELVNEQSDVISLMKAVEAGVANPENMRNELMLRIRETEELADEMGYTGGFYNITAPSRFHANSPTWDGSTPKDASLYLNKLYSQARAKLDRLEIPYFGIRVAEPHADGCTHWHMLLWMPARYYDQVNHLLRRYFTRDDREVFFQRFKNRKALRARYTKARRIWGLNKSKKVYTRAPVKNYFPSSPRYTAIKMLPAQIGKDGKKTGGAAAYVAKYVSKNIDGFALANEYDAETGEKLTQAVNPVKAWASTWGIRQFQFQKSPSITIWRELRRVREEVQGNEQLEQIRQAADKGDFKTFVALMGGFGIGRDARFKPAYQHTEYGNQYAEFTKTLKGVEDTFGLCTLVTRVHTWSKQVIGTAAENTAAIGGQDANNVSAADLPWTSGNNRTPYSVGHTDALLLNMIGFTSKEIINVKKDLLAGKRVRNNGHIYLIEDGHLVVLDEAAQQKEHRQHAIDYIANSEAQKHAPNNEQTAAKCKNKLSDFSPAQIKELNQGGNVISGNRVYYMQERELHSFEQLSMQAPKSAIKPIPTEKHFAYARELYDLAHMYAELDGRNTPSNTQFNKHTADIIGDLDLARLVLAGEATAISSNDWWALDLMA